Proteins found in one Bacteroidales bacterium genomic segment:
- a CDS encoding DUF2971 domain-containing protein, protein MNKIYHYTSLNTAIEFILPKMRLRTNGLKNMNDPKENQLWAFSSKNMDYPSIYPETFSEDRYIEHQFMFGNEIRENIQAICFVNNEDNRACFNAMMWAHYASNHRGVCLEIDADRFIEENKEVLINFKLEKVQYGKHEDVFIDYNRSISKEANILKIIESKYQCLFLQKSVNWEHEKEIRLLIIGKEHTYLTIENSLTGVYLGLFFPYEYRPSIDKLISTKKATIFDVSWEKNDFLRVERSMGDFRPLILKKFLNHPK, encoded by the coding sequence ATGAATAAGATTTATCACTATACCAGCTTAAATACCGCTATTGAATTCATCTTGCCAAAAATGAGATTACGTACAAATGGCCTGAAAAATATGAATGATCCTAAAGAGAATCAACTTTGGGCTTTTAGCTCTAAAAACATGGATTATCCTTCAATTTATCCTGAAACATTCTCCGAAGATAGATACATTGAACATCAATTCATGTTTGGTAATGAAATTAGGGAAAACATTCAAGCCATTTGTTTTGTCAATAATGAGGATAACAGAGCATGTTTTAACGCAATGATGTGGGCGCATTATGCTTCAAACCATCGTGGAGTTTGTTTAGAAATTGATGCGGATAGATTTATAGAAGAAAATAAAGAGGTGCTCATTAACTTTAAACTTGAAAAGGTCCAATATGGAAAACACGAGGATGTATTTATTGATTATAACAGGAGTATTAGTAAGGAAGCAAATATCTTGAAAATAATTGAAAGTAAATACCAATGCCTTTTCTTGCAAAAGTCAGTGAACTGGGAGCATGAAAAAGAAATTAGACTTTTGATTATTGGAAAAGAACATACTTATTTAACTATAGAAAATTCACTAACGGGAGTTTATCTGGGATTGTTTTTTCCATACGAGTATAGACCAAGCATTGATAAGCTCATATCAACAAAGAAGGCAACAATATTTGATGTTAGCTGGGAAAAGAATGATTTCTTAAGAGTAGAAAGATCAATGGGTGACTTTAGACCTTTGATTTTGAAAAAATTTCTTAATCACCCAAAATAA